The Henckelia pumila isolate YLH828 chromosome 2, ASM3356847v2, whole genome shotgun sequence genome includes a window with the following:
- the LOC140877543 gene encoding uncharacterized protein → MLPGENELPLSLYDAKKSLRALGMDYVRIHACPNDCILYRKEYEDFANCPTCGTSRWKVGNKSKVREGVPAKVLWYFPPIPRFQRMFRNKMISKELTWHSDERIRDGYLRHPADAPSWKLVDRKWPDFASEKRNLRLAISADGVNPHSLMSSAYSCWPILMVTYNLPLWLCMKRKFVMLTLLISGPRQPGNDIDVYLAPLIDDLKCLWDTGVEAYDAYREESFSLKAVFLWTINDFPAYGNMSGCVVKGYHACPICAEETYSIRLKHSRKMSYTGHRRFLPLSHPYRRQKKTFDGNQEFNPAPNPLSGHEVLERVERINYQPEKLTGKLQSKKDDGKPCWKKKSIFFELEYWKHLHVRHILDVMPIEKNVCESLISTLLDVPGKTKDGVASRLDLLEMNVRTELAPNMGEKRTFLPPACYTLSKDEKKVFATVWLE, encoded by the coding sequence ATGCTTCCAGGTGAAAATGAATTGCCTTTGTCATTGTATGATGCAAAGAAAAGCTTACGTGCATTAGGAATGGATTATGTTAGAATTCATGCTTGTCCTAATGATTGCATCTTATACCGAAAGGAGTACGAAGATTTTGCCAATTGCCCTACTTGTGGGACGTCAAGGTGGAAGGTGGGCAACAAATCTAAAGTAAGAGAAGGAGTTCCGGCAAAGGTCTTGTGGTATTTCCCGCCTATTCCAAGATTTCAAAGAATGTTTCGGAATAAGATGATATCCAAGGAGTTAACTTGGCACTCTGATGAAAGAATTCGTGATGGATACTTACGGCATCCAGCTGATGCACCGTCTTGGAAATTAGTTGATCGCAAGTGGCCAGACTTTGCATCAGAGAAAAGAAATCTTAGATTGGCTATATCAGCTGATGGGGTCAATCCTCATAGTTTGATGAGTTCTGCATATAGTTGTTGGCCAATTTTAATGGTCACATACAATCTTCCACTATGGTTGTGTATGAAGAGAAAATTTGTGATGCTTACTTTGTTGATATCTGGTCCTAGACAGCCGGGAAATGATATTGATGTGTACTTGGCACCTCTGATTGATGACCTAAAATGCTTATGGGATACAGGTGTTGAAGCATATGATGCATATCGAGAAGAAAGTTTTTCTCTTAAAGCTGTCTTCCTATGGACAATCAATGATTTTCCTGCATATGGGAACATGTCGGGTTGCGTTGTGAAAGGATATCATGCATGCCCTATTTGTGCAGAAGAAACATACTCAATAAGGTTGAAGCATAGTAGAAAAATGTCATATACAGGGCATAGAAGGTTTCTACCTTTAAGTCATCCTTATCGAAGGCAAAAGAAGACATTTGATGGGAACCAAGAGTTTAATCCAGCACCAAATCCATTGAGTGGCCATGAAGTTttggaaagagttgaaagaattaatTATCAACCCGAAAAACTTACTGGAAAGCTACAGTCAAAGAAGGATGATGGAAAACCATGTTGGAAAAAGAAATCAATATTCTTTGAACTTGAGTATTGGAAACATTTGCATGTTCGTCATATTCTTGATGTGATGCCCATTGAAAAAAATGTTTGTGAAAGTCTCATCAGCACATTACTTGACGTTCCGGGAAAAACAAAGGATGGAGTGGCATCAAGATTAGACCTTTTGGAAATGAATGTGAGGACTGAATTGGCACCAAATATGGGAGAGAAAAGGACATTTTTGCCACCAGCCTGTTATACACTAAGTAAGGATGAAAAAAAAGTCTTTGCAACTGTTTGGCTGGAATAA